A genomic stretch from Helianthus annuus cultivar XRQ/B chromosome 1, HanXRQr2.0-SUNRISE, whole genome shotgun sequence includes:
- the LOC110866906 gene encoding villin-2: MATAKALEPAFQGVGSRPGLEIWRIENFKPVPLPKSDYGTFYAGDSYVVLQTSAGRGGAGVFAHDVHYWLGKDTSQDEAGTAAIKAVELDAILGGRAVQHREVQNYESDKFISYFKPCIAPREGGVKSGFKKPEEEEFETRLYTCRGKRVVHLKQVPFSRSVLNHDDVFVLDTKEKIFQFNGANSNIQERAKALEVIQFLKDKYHEGTCNVAIVDDGKLQAEGDSGEFWVIFGGFAPIGKKVLSDDDVIPERTPGKLYSIDGGKVGDQIEEYSKSTFETDKCYLMDCGFEVFVWVGRATQVDDRKAATQAAEEFLTSNNRPKATLITRLIQGYETHAFKSNFDSWPSSTAPSAENRGKVAENRGKVSALLKQQGGGPKGKEKNAPVVEEVVPPLLDANGKLEVWSIDGGAKNPVASEDVGKFYSGDCYIVLYSYHSREKKDDFYLCYWIGKDSTEEDQNTAAKLTTSMFNSLKGRPVQGRIYQEKEPPQFIAIFQPMVLLKGGLSSSYKSYIAEKGLTDETYSPDNPSIIRISGTAVHNNKTVHLDPVPASLNSHEVFVVHAGSHLYIWQGTQSTYEQQQWAAKIAEFLKPGVTAKYQKEGTESATFWLGLGGKEDVSTNKVSFDTIRDPHLFGFSLSKGKFEVEEVYNFDQDDLLPEDILILDTHAEVFVWIGQAVDPKEKKNALDYGQKYIEWAENLDGLNPRVPLYRVPEGNEPNFFTTYFSWEPLKTQIHGNSFQKKITILFGAGSAEGAGNQGGGNTQRAAAMAALNSTFGSSGGGGGGGKAPGATKNAGSQRRAAVAALSGVIPDAKIDEPESPEKPEEAPEEPIEPSEPIPDDNDSEPKVAIEEDENGILSSQSTFSYEQVRVKSENPAPDIDLKRREAYLSVEEFESVLGMTREEFYKLPKWKQDLTKKKVDLF, encoded by the exons ACTTCTGCTGGTAGGGGAGGTGCAGGTGTATTCGCGCATGACGTACACTACTGGTTAGGAAAAGATACTAGCCAG GATGAAGCTGGAACAGCGGCAATAAAAGCAGTGGAACTCGATGCGATTCTCGGTGGGCGCGCAGTGCAACATAGAGAAGTCCAGAATTATGAATCTGATAAATTTATATCGTATTTCAAACCGTGTATTGCACCACGAGAAGGTGGCGTTAAATCTGGATTTAAAAAACCCGAAGAAGAAGAGTTTGAAACACGATTATATACATGCCGAGGAAAACGAGTTGTTCATTTGAAACAG GTCCCGTTTTCTCGATCTGTGTTGAATCATGACGATGTGTTTGTCTTGGACACTAAAGAGAAGATCTTTCAATTTAACGGAGCAAATTCAAATATTCAAGAAAGGGCTAAGGCTTTGGAGGTTATACAGTTCTTGAAGGATAAATATCATGAGGGGACATGCAATGTTGCAATTGTCG ACGATGGAAAACTACAAGCCGAGGGAGATTCAGGTGAATTTTGGGTTATTTTTGGCGGGTTTGCTCCTATTGGTAAAAAGGTTCTAAGTGATGATGATGTCATCCCCGAAAGGACGCCTGGCAAACTTTACAG CATTGATGGAGGGAAGGTTGGGGATCAAATCGAGGAATATTCAAAATCAACATTCGAAACCGACAAATGCTATCTAATGGATTGTGGTTTCGAGGTGTTTGTTTGGGTTGGTCGAGCAACGCAGGTGGATGATAGAAAAGCTGCCACACAGGCTGCCGAG GAGTTTCTCACCAGTAATAATCGGCCGAAAGCCACCCTTATAACCCGACTAATTCAAGGTTATGAGACTCACGCATTCAAGTCAAACTTTGACTCTTGGCCATCGTCAACCGCACCTTCTGCTGAAAACCGAGGAAAAGTGGCTGAAAATAGAGGAAAAGTTTCAG CTCTACTGAAGCAACAAGGTGGTGGGCcgaaaggaaaagaaaaaaacgCTCCGGTTGTTGAGGAAGTTGTTCCTCCTTTGCTTGATGCAAATGGAAAACTCGAG GTATGGTCTATTGACGGCGGTGCTAAAAACCCCGTAGCCAGTGAGGACGTCGGTAAATTCTACAGTGGGGATTGCTACATTGTTCTTTACAGTTACCATTCTCGAGAGAAAAAAGATGATTTTTATCTTTGTTACTGGATTGGAAAGGATAGTACTGAG GAGGACCAAAATACAGCTGCTAAGTTGACTACATCAATGTTCAATTCGCTCAAGGGGAGGCCAGTTCAG GGCCGTATATATCAAGAGAAAGAACCGCCACAATTCATTGCTATTTTTCAACCTATGGTTCTTTTGAAG GGTGGATTAAGCTCCAGTTATAAAAGCTACATTGCGGAAAAAGGATTAACCGACGAAACTTACAGTCCAGATAACCCTTCAATTATTAGGATATCGGGAACTGCAGTGCATAATAATAAAACTGTTCATCTAGATCCG GTGCCAGCATCTTTGAATTCGCATGAAGTCTTCGTCGTACATGCCGGGTCCCACCTATACATCTGGCAAGGAACCCAAAGTACTTATGAACAGCAGCAATGGGCAGCTAAAATTGCTGAATTTTTAAAA cCTGGAGTAACCGCAAAGTATCAGAAAGAGGGAACCGAAAGCGCAACTTTTTGGCTCGGGCTTGGAGGGAAAGAAGATGTTTCCACTAACAAAGTATCATTTGATACTATTCGAGATCCTCATTTGTTTGGATTTTCACTTTCTAAAG GAAAATTTGAG GTCGAAGAAGTTTACAACTTTGATCAAGATGACTTGTTGCCGGAGGATATTTTAATATTAGACACACATGCTGAGGTTTTTGTTTGGATTGGTCAAGCGGTTGACCCGAAGGAGAAGAAAAACGCTCTTGACTATGGGCAG AAATACATAGAATGGGCTGAAAATCTGGACGGATTAAACCCGCGTGTGCCGTTATACAGAGTTCCAGAAGGAAATGAACCGAACTTCTTCACAACATATTTCTCTTGGGAACCTTTAAAAAcccaa ATTCATGGAAACTCTTTCCAAAAGAAGATTACTATACTGTTTGGAGCAGGTAGTGCTGAG GGTGCTGGGAATCAAGGTGGCGGTAACACTCAAAGAGCTGCAGCGATGGCTGCGTTGAACTCAACTTTTGGCTCGTCTGGTGGTGGAGGTGGCGGCGGTAAAGCACCCGGTGCAACAAAAAATGCCGGTTCACAGAGACGTGCCGCAGTCGCTGCATTATCCGGGGTTATTCCTGATGCCAAAATCGATGAACCTGAGTCACCTG AGAAGCCTGAAGAAGCACCTGAAGAACCTATAGAACCATCTGAACCCATTCCCGACGACAACGATTCAGAACCAAAAGTGGCGATTGAGGAGGACGAAAACGGAATTTTGTCAAGTCAATCCACTTTCAGCTATGAACAAGTTAGGGTTAAGTCAGAGAACCCTGCACCTGATATTGATCTTAAGAGGAGAGAG gcTTATCTTTCTGTTGAAGAATTTGAGTCTGTGCTTGGGATGACAAGAGAGGAGTTTTATAAGTTGCCAAAATGGAAGCAAGATTTGACCAAGAAAAAGGTTGACCTCTTCTAA